The Flavobacterium marginilacus genome window below encodes:
- a CDS encoding peptidoglycan-binding protein LysM, whose product MIKKWYFYTTLIVVVAFLSLGFKPSKLESTPWFLINESDDTSYLLPSLNVTDYTNSEIPYTGTFFIGYKEAIAFKESQGKYKKINSLGYLGKYQFGIETLKTIGIHDSAAFINSPKMQEKAFIALLSKNKWELRNVIERYEGTVLNGTRITESGILAAAHLAGVGSVKKYFRYKGKRCFRDAYGTSLSSYLQRFGGYDTSFIVAKSNAKVLSKIH is encoded by the coding sequence ATGATAAAAAAATGGTATTTTTACACAACTTTAATTGTTGTAGTGGCTTTTTTAAGCTTAGGTTTTAAACCATCCAAATTAGAATCTACCCCATGGTTTCTAATTAACGAATCAGATGATACATCCTACTTGCTACCATCATTAAATGTGACAGATTATACCAATTCTGAAATTCCCTATACTGGAACTTTCTTTATTGGCTATAAAGAAGCAATCGCCTTCAAAGAGTCGCAAGGTAAATACAAAAAAATTAATTCTCTAGGTTATTTAGGAAAATACCAATTTGGTATTGAAACTTTAAAAACTATCGGTATCCACGATAGCGCAGCTTTCATTAATAGCCCAAAAATGCAGGAAAAAGCTTTTATAGCATTGCTGTCCAAAAACAAATGGGAACTCAGAAATGTTATTGAAAGATATGAAGGAACCGTTTTGAATGGTACTCGTATTACTGAGTCAGGAATTTTGGCTGCAGCACATCTTGCCGGTGTCGGTTCTGTAAAAAAGTATTTCAGATACAAAGGAAAAAGATGTTTTAGAGATGCTTATGGAACTTCGTTAAGCAGTTATTTGCAGCGGTTTGGAGGTTATGATACTTCCTTTATTGTCGCAAAAAGTAATGCGAAGGTCTTGTCAAAAATTCATTAA
- the mltG gene encoding endolytic transglycosylase MltG: MNQKKIISLAAVVIISGLIVYGAFLMYQVFSGNTKFEENEVYVYVPTDSDYEQVKKIISPYVKNIDRFEMVANKASYPENVKPGRFLFKKGMSSYDLVKAMRHNDPVNLAFNNQERLEDLAGRVGSQLEPDSLELLNTFKDSIFLKENGFNEENVFVMFIPNTYEFYWNTPAVKFRDKMIKEYNKFWNKERTAKAEAQGLTPIQATILASIVHKESVKKDERPRIAGVYLNRLKLGMPLQADPTVIFAMKKRSNDFNQVIKRVFYNDLIMKHPYNTYVNIGLPPGPIAMPDITALEAVLNPEKNNYIYFCASVDRFGYHEFAATLAEHNKNAEKYSKWINSQGVQR; this comes from the coding sequence TTGAATCAAAAAAAGATAATATCACTAGCTGCAGTTGTAATAATTTCAGGCTTAATCGTTTATGGAGCCTTTTTAATGTATCAGGTATTTAGTGGCAACACAAAATTTGAAGAAAATGAGGTATATGTATATGTACCCACGGATTCGGATTATGAACAGGTAAAGAAAATTATCAGCCCTTATGTGAAAAATATTGACCGTTTTGAAATGGTAGCCAATAAGGCAAGTTATCCAGAGAATGTAAAACCAGGACGTTTTTTATTCAAAAAAGGAATGAGCAGCTACGATTTGGTCAAAGCGATGAGACATAACGATCCGGTAAATCTGGCTTTCAACAATCAGGAACGATTGGAAGATCTGGCAGGACGCGTAGGCTCTCAATTAGAACCAGACAGCCTGGAATTGCTGAATACGTTCAAAGACTCCATTTTTTTGAAAGAAAACGGTTTTAATGAAGAGAACGTTTTTGTCATGTTTATACCAAATACCTACGAATTTTATTGGAATACTCCGGCAGTGAAGTTTCGCGATAAAATGATTAAGGAATATAATAAGTTTTGGAACAAAGAACGTACCGCCAAAGCCGAAGCTCAAGGACTTACTCCAATTCAGGCAACAATATTGGCTTCGATAGTGCATAAGGAATCGGTAAAAAAAGATGAACGTCCTAGAATTGCAGGAGTTTATCTGAACCGATTGAAACTGGGAATGCCTTTGCAGGCTGATCCAACCGTGATTTTTGCAATGAAAAAGAGGTCAAATGATTTTAATCAAGTAATAAAAAGAGTTTTTTATAATGATTTAATTATGAAGCATCCTTACAACACATATGTGAATATCGGTCTGCCACCAGGGCCAATTGCTATGCCTGATATTACGGCACTTGAAGCAGTTTTAAACCCTGAAAAAAACAATTATATCTATTTCTGCGCCAGCGTTGACCGTTTTGGGTATCATGAATTTGCTGCGACTTTGGCGGAGCATAATAAAAATGCTGAAAAATATTCAAAATGGATTAATAGTCAGGGCGTACAGCGCTAG
- a CDS encoding GNAT family N-acetyltransferase, translating into MKTLKGDTIYIRALEPSDLEFIYAIENDQSIWEVSNTHTPYSRFLVKQYLENAHQDIYEAKQLRLAICQDEDFPALGLIDLFDFDPKNNRAGVGIVIQDNANRNQNIGSEALDLLIHYSFYNLNLHQLYANIGCENEASIALFTKFGFQKIGVKKDWTLVNGVYKDEAIFQLINNQAGDSELSQ; encoded by the coding sequence ATGAAAACATTAAAAGGCGACACTATTTACATCCGAGCACTTGAACCCAGTGATCTGGAGTTTATTTATGCGATAGAAAACGATCAGAGTATCTGGGAAGTGAGTAATACTCATACACCCTACAGCCGTTTTTTGGTAAAACAGTATCTGGAAAATGCACATCAGGATATTTATGAAGCCAAACAGTTAAGATTGGCAATATGTCAGGATGAAGATTTTCCAGCTTTGGGATTAATCGATCTATTTGATTTTGATCCAAAAAATAACAGAGCAGGTGTAGGGATTGTAATTCAGGACAATGCAAACCGAAATCAGAACATTGGCTCGGAAGCTTTGGATCTGCTTATTCATTACTCTTTTTATAATCTTAATCTGCATCAGTTATATGCAAATATTGGGTGCGAAAATGAAGCTAGTATTGCACTTTTTACTAAATTTGGTTTTCAAAAAATCGGTGTAAAGAAAGATTGGACTCTGGTAAATGGAGTTTACAAGGATGAAGCCATTTTTCAGCTAATCAATAATCAGGCGGGTGACAGCGAACTGTCTCAGTAA